The Solanum lycopersicum chromosome 6, SLM_r2.1 genome has a window encoding:
- the LOC101253292 gene encoding putative serine/threonine-protein kinase-like protein CCR3: MTTPSAAVATLVFTLVNLFIYVQALGGSATTLAVVYGSSATICGIIANQPIQTIQCWKDNQSIPTPISPNVSFDFIAGGFDGFTAVRSGGFSLLFWNTSFVPKRLYFSNSNVLTSVTMGGDKICGIMKSTKNVTCWRGDLSEPSNGSSQFLSISSGSEFSCGVLESSNRVVCWGNSAIASTIQSEFRNERMMNIYAGGRHACGMNATGFFICRGDNKNGQLDVPSHLSYEYFGFALGINHTCGIRRVNRTVVCWGGNGTFSSNITEGYFFESVSAGLDFTCGLTTSNFSVVCWGPGWTSKMVPQGFALPLPMILPGPCVQSNCSCGIYPQSQNLCFGNGNICRPCDFSILTPPTSLLPPPPSPPSSSPSKRLSRGLLAFAIVGSVGTLAGICSIIYFLWAGGCFGKKKVHNSVQPTITATSNGGQLSSSGPISRSSTLRRQGSRLMRRQRSGTSSKHADRAEEFLFTDLAAATNNFSLENKIGAGSFGVVYKGKLPDGREVAIKRGETGTRTKKFQEKESAFDSELAFLSRLHHKHLVRLVGYCEERDERLLVYEYMKNGALFDHLHDKNNVEKTSSIVNSWKMRIKIALDAARGIEYLHNYAVPPIIHRDIKSSNILIDGNWIARVSDFGLSLMGDHSSRPMKAAGTVGYIDPEYYGLNVLTAKSDVYGLGVVLLELLTGKRAIFKSEENGGAPMSVVDYGVAGIMAGELNKILDKRVGTAEASEEVEAVELVAYTAMHCVHLEGKDRPTISDIVSNLERALAAFDDSHGSISSGPISFVSD, translated from the coding sequence ATGACGACGCCCTCAGCCGCCGTCGCCACCCTCGTTTTCACCCTAGTAAATCTCTTCATTTATGTTCAAGCCTTAGGTGGCTCCGCCACCACTCTTGCCGTCGTCTATGGAAGTTCCGCTACTATCTGCGGCATAATTGCTAACCAACCAATACAAACAATCCAATGTTGGAAAGACAACCAATCTATTCCTACACCAATTTCACCTAACGTCTCCTTCGACTTCATCGCCGGCGGCTTCGACGGCTTCACCGCCGTTCGCTCCGGTGGATTTTCACTCCTTTTCTGGAACACGAGTTTCGTCCCCAAACGACTGTATTTCAGCAACTCAAACGTGTTAACATCCGTTACAATGGGTGGTGACAAAATTTGCGGCATAATGAAGAGTACAAAAAATGTTACCTGCTGGAGAGGCGATTTGAGTGAACCGTCAAATGGGTCATCACAATTTTTATCAATCTCATCTGGGTCTGAATTTTCGTGCGGAGTTTTGGAAAGTTCAAACAGGGTTGTCTGTTGGGGAAATAGTGCTATCGCTTCAACTATCCAATCTGAGTTCCGTAATGAAAGGATGATGAATATATATGCCGGCGGAAGACACGCTTGTGGGATGAACGCTACCGGATTTTTCATTTGCAGAGGTGATAATAAAAACGGTCAGCTTGATGTTCCTTCTCATTTGTCTTACGAGTATTTTGGATTTGCTTTGGGGATTAATCATACTTGTGGAATTCGTAGGGTGAATCGCACGGTAGTTTGTTGGGGCGGAAATGGTACATTTTCAAGTAATATAACAGAAGGATATTTTTTTGAATCAGTTTCAGCTGGGTTAGATTTTACGTGTGGATTAACCACAAGCAATTTTTCAGTGGTGTGTTGGGGGCCTGGTTGGACTAGTAAAATGGTTCCTCAAGGGTTTGCCCTTCCTTTACCCATGATTCTTCCAGGTCCATGTGTACAAAGTAATTGTAGTTGTGGTATATATCCGCAGTCACAAAATCTCTGTTTTGGCAATGGTAATATTTGTAGGCCTTGTGATTTCTCAATTTTAACACCACCTACTTCACTACTACCGCCGCCACCATCGCCACCTTCTTCTTCGCCTTCTAAAAGGCTAAGTAGAGGTTTATTAGCTTTTGCAATTGTTGGGTCAGTGGGTACTTTGGCAGGGATTTgcagtataatttattttctgtgGGCTGGTGGTTGTTTTGGAAAGAAGAAAGTACATAATTCAGTTCAACCTACTATTACTGCTACTTCTAATGGTGGGCAATTATCAAGTAGTGGTCCTATTTCAAGATCATCAACTCTTAGGCGTCAAGGGTCGCGGTTGATGAGGCGTCAAAGGAGTGGAACTTCTTCTAAACACGCAGACAGGGCAGAGGAATTTCTGTTTACAGACCTTGCTGCAGCTACTAACAATTTTTCTCTAGAAAACAAGATTGGTGCTGGTAGTTTTGGGGTGGTTTACAAGGGCAAACTACCGGATGGTCGTGAGGTAGCCATCAAACGTGGAGAAACGGGTACAAGAACAAAGAAATTTCAGGAGAAAGAAAGTGCATTTGACTCAGAATTAGCTTTCTTGTCTCGGCTACATCACAAACATTTAGTTAGACTTGTTGGTTATTGCGAAGAAAGGGATGAAAGGCTTTTGGTTTACGAGTACATGAAGAATGGAGCTCTTTTTGATCATTTACATGATAAGAACAATGTGGAGAAGACTAGTAGTATAGTGAATTCTTGGAAAATGAGGATCAAGATTGCTTTAGACGCTGCCCGAGGCATTGAATACCTTCACAACTATGCAGTTCCGCCTATAATTCACAGGGACATTAAGTCATCCAACATCTTGATTGATGGAAACTGGATTGCAAGAGTGTCTGATTTTGGATTATCGTTAATGGGCGATCACAGCAGCAGGCCAATGAAGGCTGCTGGTACAGTTGGGTACATTGATCCGGAATACTATGGTCTGAATGTGTTGACAGCAAAGAGCGATGTGTATGGACTTGGAGTGGTATTATTAGAACTTTTGACAGGAAAGAGAGCGATATTCAAGAGCGAAGAGAACGGAGGTGCACCAATGAGTGTAGTGGACTATGGAGTAGCAGGAATTATGGCTGGAGAATTGAACAAGATTTTGGATAAGAGAGTAGGGACTGCAGAGGCAAGTGAAGAAGTAGAAGCAGTGGAATTGGTGGCTTACACTGCAATGCATTGTGTACATTTGGAAGGCAAAGACAGACCCACCATTTCTGATATTGTTTCTAATTTAGAGAGAGCTTTGGCTGCATTTGATGATAGCCATGGCAGCATCTCTAGTGGTCCAATTTCCTTTGTTTCTGATTGA